A stretch of Klebsiella sp. RHBSTW-00484 DNA encodes these proteins:
- a CDS encoding EAL domain-containing protein — translation MSLGKAFSLGIVAEGVENNEQFELLKNMNCDEFQGYYYSKPLSGDQLIDFLRGQKK, via the coding sequence GTGTCTCTTGGAAAAGCTTTCAGTTTAGGTATAGTAGCAGAAGGTGTGGAAAATAATGAACAGTTTGAATTGCTTAAAAATATGAATTGCGATGAATTTCAAGGTTATTATTATTCGAAGCCTTTGTCAGGTGATCAACTGATTGATTTTTTGAGGGGCCAAAAAAAATAG
- a CDS encoding IS3 family transposase (programmed frameshift) — MSGKRYPEEFKTEAVKQVVDRGYSVASVATRLDITTHSLYAWIKKYGPDSSTNKEQSDAQAEIRRLQKELKRVTDERDIFKKSRGVLRKAVRLRYAFIRDNSCCWPVRLLCRVLDVHPSGFYAWLQQPHSQRHQADLRLTGQIKQFWLESGCVYGYRKIHLDLRDSGQQCGVNRVWRLMKRVGIKAQVGYRSPRARKGEASIVSPNRLQRQFNPDAPDERWVTDITYIRTHEGWLYLAVVVDLFSRKIIGWSMQSRMTKDIVLNALLMAVWRRNPENQVLVHSDQGSQYTSHEWQSFLKSHGLEGSMSRRGNCHDNAVAESFFQLLKRERIKKKIYGTREEARSDIFDYIEMFYNSKRRHGSSEQMSSTEYENQYYQRLGSV, encoded by the exons ATGAGCGGTAAGCGTTATCCCGAAGAGTTTAAAACTGAAGCAGTTAAACAGGTTGTTGATCGCGGTTATTCTGTTGCCAGCGTTGCAACACGTCTCGATATCACCACCCACAGCCTTTATGCCTGGATAAAGAAGTACGGTCCGGATTCTTCCACTAATAAAGAACAGTCAGATGCTCAGGCCGAGATCCGCCGTCTCCAGAAAGAGCTGAAACGGGTTACCGACGAACGGGACATAT TTAAAAAAAGCCGCGGCGTACTTCGCAAAGCTGTCCGACTGAGGTACGCCTTTATCCGTGACAACTCCTGTTGCTGGCCTGTTCGCCTGCTCTGTCGGGTGCTGGATGTTCATCCCAGTGGTTTTTACGCCTGGCTTCAGCAGCCGCATTCACAACGCCATCAGGCAGACCTGAGACTGACAGGACAGATTAAACAGTTCTGGCTGGAATCGGGATGCGTCTATGGTTATCGCAAAATCCATCTGGATCTGCGTGACAGCGGGCAACAGTGCGGAGTAAACAGAGTCTGGAGACTGATGAAACGTGTCGGAATAAAGGCTCAGGTCGGATACCGGAGCCCGCGGGCACGTAAAGGCGAGGCCAGTATCGTGTCACCCAACAGGCTCCAGCGACAGTTCAATCCGGATGCTCCTGATGAGCGTTGGGTAACGGACATAACCTACATCAGGACCCACGAAGGCTGGCTGTATCTTGCCGTTGTTGTTGATCTGTTCTCACGCAAAATTATCGGCTGGTCCATGCAATCCCGGATGACAAAGGACATTGTCCTGAACGCACTGCTGATGGCTGTATGGCGGCGTAATCCCGAAAATCAGGTGCTGGTTCATTCGGATCAGGGCAGTCAGTACACAAGCCATGAGTGGCAGTCGTTCCTGAAATCACACGGCCTGGAGGGTAGCATGAGCCGTCGCGGTAACTGCCATGATAATGCGGTTGCAGAAAGTTTTTTCCAGTTGTTGAAACGTGAACGGATAAAGAAAAAGATCTACGGAACGCGGGAAGAAGCCCGCAGTGATATTTTTGATTACATCGAAATGTTTTATAACAGTAAGCGTCGGCATGGTTCTAGCGAACAGATGTCATCGACAGAATATGAAAACCAGTATTATCAACGGCTCGGAAGTGTCTAG
- the silE gene encoding silver-binding protein SilE: MKNIVLASLLGFGLISSAWATETVNIHDRVNNAQAPAHQMQSAAAPVGIQGTAPRMTGMDQHEQAIIAHETMTNGSADAHQKMVESHQKMMGNNTVSTTVPSTSYAAMNEHERAAVAHEFMNNGQSGPHQAMAEAHRRMINAG, encoded by the coding sequence ATGAAAAATATCGTATTAGCATCTTTGCTGGGCTTTGGTTTAATTTCATCGGCCTGGGCCACTGAAACCGTGAATATCCATGATCGCGTCAACAATGCACAGGCTCCTGCTCACCAGATGCAGTCTGCTGCGGCTCCTGTCGGGATCCAGGGGACTGCTCCTCGTATGACCGGTATGGACCAGCATGAACAGGCCATTATTGCTCATGAAACCATGACGAACGGCTCGGCGGATGCGCACCAGAAAATGGTGGAAAGTCATCAGAAGATGATGGGAAATAACACGGTATCCACGACCGTCCCGTCAACGTCTTACGCGGCGATGAATGAGCATGAAAGAGCAGCGGTTGCCCATGAATTCATGAATAACGGGCAATCCGGCCCACATCAGGCCATGGCCGAAGCGCACCGCCGCATGATCAATGCAGGCTGA
- the silS gene encoding copper/silver sensor histidine kinase SilS, with translation MHSKPSRRPFSLALRLTFFISLSTILAFIAFTWFMLHSVENHFAEQDVSDLQQISTTLNRILQSPVDPDEKKVSKIKESIASYRNVALLLLNPRGEVLFSSAQGAALHPAVNSADFSEHSRARDVFLWTVEDPARPMDTGSEMKMETYRIIASSGQAIFQGKQQNYVMLTGLSINFHLHYLDALKKNLIAIAVVISLLIVLIIRIAVRQGHLPLRNVSNAIKNITSENLDARLEPTRVPIELEQLVISFNHMIGKIEDVFTRQANFSADIAHEIRTPITNLVTQTEIALSQDRTQKELEDVLYSSLEEYNRMTKMVSDMLFLAQADNNQLIPDRVRFDLRAEVMKVFEFFEAWAEERNITLKFNGMPCLVEGDPQMFRRAINNLLSNALRYTPEGQAITVSIRKQESFFDLVIENPGKPIPEEHLSRLFDRFYRVDPSRQRKGEGSGIGLAIVKSIVEAHHGRVQVESDVRSTRFILSVPRLEKMIPETQC, from the coding sequence ATGCATAGCAAACCTTCCAGGCGCCCTTTCTCACTCGCCCTGCGGCTGACCTTTTTTATCAGCCTGTCCACGATACTGGCTTTTATCGCCTTCACCTGGTTTATGCTGCATTCTGTTGAAAATCATTTTGCCGAGCAGGATGTCAGCGATCTTCAACAAATCAGCACTACCCTGAACCGTATACTGCAGTCCCCGGTGGATCCGGATGAAAAAAAAGTAAGCAAAATAAAGGAGTCGATTGCCAGCTACCGCAACGTTGCCCTTTTGCTCCTCAATCCCAGGGGGGAAGTGCTCTTTAGTTCAGCGCAGGGGGCGGCACTACACCCGGCCGTGAATTCCGCAGATTTTAGCGAGCACAGCCGCGCACGGGATGTCTTTCTCTGGACGGTGGAGGATCCTGCGAGACCGATGGATACCGGGTCTGAAATGAAGATGGAAACATACCGGATTATCGCCTCCTCTGGCCAGGCGATATTTCAGGGCAAACAGCAGAATTATGTCATGCTGACTGGCCTCTCCATTAATTTCCATCTCCATTACCTCGATGCGCTGAAAAAAAATCTGATTGCGATCGCCGTCGTGATAAGCCTGCTGATTGTTCTGATCATTCGCATCGCTGTCCGTCAGGGGCACCTGCCCCTTCGTAATGTCAGCAATGCCATTAAAAACATCACCTCCGAGAATCTTGATGCGCGGCTGGAACCGACACGCGTTCCCATTGAGCTGGAGCAACTGGTTATCTCGTTCAATCATATGATTGGAAAGATTGAGGACGTCTTTACCCGCCAGGCCAATTTCTCTGCCGATATCGCGCATGAGATCAGAACGCCCATCACCAATCTGGTGACGCAGACTGAAATCGCACTGAGTCAGGATCGAACCCAGAAGGAACTTGAGGATGTCCTCTACTCCAGTCTTGAAGAGTATAACCGGATGACCAAAATGGTCAGCGACATGCTGTTTCTGGCACAGGCGGACAATAACCAGCTTATACCTGACAGGGTCCGTTTTGACCTCAGAGCAGAAGTCATGAAAGTCTTCGAGTTTTTCGAAGCCTGGGCCGAAGAACGCAATATCACGCTCAAATTTAACGGGATGCCCTGCCTGGTTGAGGGAGATCCACAAATGTTCAGAAGAGCGATCAATAATCTGTTATCCAATGCCCTGCGTTATACCCCGGAGGGACAGGCCATCACCGTCTCAATAAGAAAGCAGGAGAGCTTTTTTGACCTTGTGATTGAAAATCCAGGGAAACCGATCCCTGAAGAACATTTATCAAGGCTGTTTGACCGTTTTTATCGGGTGGATCCATCCAGACAACGAAAAGGAGAAGGCAGCGGCATCGGCCTTGCGATTGTGAAGTCAATCGTGGAAGCACATCACGGAAGAGTGCAGGTGGAATCAGACGTACGCTCCACGCGTTTTATCTTATCCGTGCCCAGACTGGAGAAAATGATCCCGGAAACCCAATGCTGA
- the silR gene encoding copper/silver response regulator transcription factor SilR — translation MKILIVEDEIKTGEYLSKGLTEAGFVVDHADNGLTGYHLAMTAEYDLVILDIMLPDVNGWDIIRMLRTAGKGMPVLLLTALGTIEHRVKGLELGADDYLVKPFAFAELLARVRTLLRRGNTMITENQFRVADLSMDLVSRKVSRAGNRIVLTSKEFSLLEFFIRHQGEVLPRSLIASQVWDMNFDSDTNAIDVAVKRLRAKIDNDYGTKLIQTVRGVGYILEAPDA, via the coding sequence ATGAAAATATTGATCGTCGAAGACGAAATTAAAACAGGTGAATATCTCAGCAAAGGGCTTACAGAGGCAGGGTTCGTGGTGGATCACGCTGATAATGGTCTTACCGGATATCATCTCGCCATGACAGCCGAGTATGATTTAGTCATTCTGGACATCATGCTGCCTGATGTGAACGGCTGGGATATCATCCGCATGCTGCGCACTGCCGGAAAGGGTATGCCGGTCTTACTACTGACGGCCCTCGGCACGATCGAACACAGGGTCAAAGGACTGGAACTGGGTGCGGACGATTATCTGGTTAAACCCTTTGCGTTTGCCGAACTGCTGGCCCGGGTGAGAACCCTTCTGAGGCGGGGAAACACGATGATCACGGAAAACCAGTTTAGGGTGGCTGATCTCTCGATGGATCTCGTATCCAGAAAAGTCAGTCGCGCCGGAAACCGCATTGTGCTCACCAGTAAAGAGTTCAGCCTGCTGGAATTCTTCATTCGCCATCAGGGCGAGGTTCTTCCCCGCTCCCTGATTGCCTCTCAGGTCTGGGACATGAATTTTGACAGCGACACTAACGCGATTGATGTCGCCGTAAAGCGACTCCGCGCTAAAATAGACAACGATTACGGGACAAAGCTGATCCAGACTGTCCGGGGCGTGGGCTATATACTGGAGGCCCCGGATGCATAG